A genome region from Nocardioides cynanchi includes the following:
- a CDS encoding NADH-quinone oxidoreductase subunit A, producing MQLYTPVLVLALIAAAFAVGSVVMSSQVGPRRYNRAKLDSYECGIEPTPQPVGGGRFPVKYFITAMMFIVFDIEIVFLYPWAVHFDALRGFGLLEMVLFIITVFVAYAYVWRRGGLDWD from the coding sequence ATGCAGCTCTACACGCCGGTCCTGGTGCTGGCGCTGATCGCCGCCGCCTTCGCGGTCGGCTCGGTGGTGATGTCCTCGCAGGTCGGGCCCCGCCGCTACAACCGCGCGAAGCTGGACAGCTACGAGTGCGGCATCGAGCCCACCCCCCAGCCCGTGGGCGGAGGACGCTTCCCGGTCAAGTACTTCATCACCGCGATGATGTTCATCGTCTTCGACATCGAGATCGTCTTCCTCTACCCGTGGGCCGTGCACTTCGACGCGCTCCGGGGCTTCGGCCTGCTCGAGATGGTGCTCTTCATCATCACCGTGTTCGTCGCCTACGCCTATGTCTGGCGCCGCGGCGGACTGGACTGGGACTAG
- a CDS encoding demethylmenaquinone methyltransferase: MARAELDKQPNDVRRMFDAVAKRYDVTNDVLSLGQDRRWRRDVIAAVAPLPGERVLDLAAGTGTSSQPFADAGATVVPCDFSLGMLRVGKQHRPHLAFTAGDGTRLPFADATFDAVTISFGLRNIVDPLAGLREMRRVTRPGGRLVVCEFSHPTWAPFRTVYDEYLMRALPPVARAVSSSPDAYVYLAESIRAWPDQPALADLVARAGWQRPEWRNLSGGIVALHRATA; encoded by the coding sequence GTGGCCCGTGCAGAGCTGGACAAGCAGCCGAACGACGTACGTCGGATGTTCGACGCTGTCGCGAAGCGGTACGACGTCACCAACGACGTGCTGTCGCTGGGCCAGGACCGGCGTTGGCGTCGCGACGTGATCGCCGCCGTCGCCCCACTGCCCGGCGAGCGGGTGCTCGACCTCGCCGCCGGCACGGGCACCTCGAGCCAGCCCTTCGCCGACGCCGGCGCGACGGTGGTGCCCTGCGACTTCTCGCTCGGCATGCTCCGGGTCGGCAAGCAGCACCGGCCGCACCTGGCGTTCACCGCCGGTGACGGCACGCGGCTGCCGTTCGCGGACGCGACGTTCGACGCGGTCACGATCTCCTTCGGACTGCGCAACATCGTCGACCCGCTCGCCGGCCTGCGCGAGATGCGCCGGGTGACGCGGCCGGGCGGCCGGCTCGTGGTCTGCGAGTTCAGCCACCCGACCTGGGCGCCGTTCCGCACGGTGTACGACGAGTACCTCATGCGCGCGCTGCCGCCCGTGGCACGCGCGGTCTCGTCGAGCCCGGACGCCTACGTCTACCTGGCCGAGTCGATCCGGGCCTGGCCGGACCAGCCCGCCCTCGCCGACCTCGTGGCCCGCGCCGGGTGGCAGCGTCCCGAGTGGCGCAACCTGTCGGGCGGCATCGTCGCCCTGCACCGCGCCACCGCCTGA
- a CDS encoding L,D-transpeptidase family protein, translated as MRALKALLALVLVLTAVGGGAYAAGHATRHHGQVPAAVPHVRPRPPVSASPTPVEASPAAPSPSTPVSSTPPPSSPPVAPVVVQVVMARGAHGADVRGLQQRLSQLAWLPETTTGRYDATTAAAVKGFQAKHGLPATGRLDRRTWHRLVALTATPSHDAMFNVLHPGPTLWGPGDQGRQVREVQARLAQLDWYFGDVTGSYDAHTVAAVKGFQAKRQIPVTGNVDQRTLDRLDTMTTTPTADALHNVVPSPGPLDARCLTGRVMCIDKTSSTLRWVVDGKVLQTMDVRFGSTLNHTPTREGLFHVFLKDADHVSTLFGSAMPFSMFFSGGEAVHYSSDFATFGYAGASHGCVNIRDYDGIRWLFSQVRVGDKVVVYWS; from the coding sequence ATGAGAGCGCTCAAGGCGTTGCTGGCCCTCGTGCTGGTGCTGACCGCGGTCGGTGGTGGTGCGTACGCCGCCGGACACGCCACCCGGCACCACGGTCAGGTGCCCGCCGCCGTCCCGCACGTCCGGCCGAGGCCGCCGGTCAGCGCGTCCCCGACCCCGGTCGAGGCGTCCCCGGCCGCACCCTCCCCCTCCACGCCGGTGTCGTCGACGCCGCCTCCGTCGTCACCGCCGGTCGCTCCGGTGGTGGTGCAGGTGGTGATGGCGCGCGGGGCGCACGGCGCCGACGTGCGCGGCCTCCAGCAGCGCCTGTCCCAGCTCGCCTGGCTGCCGGAGACCACCACCGGGAGGTACGACGCCACCACGGCAGCGGCGGTGAAGGGCTTCCAGGCCAAGCACGGTCTCCCGGCCACCGGGAGGCTCGATCGTCGTACATGGCACCGGCTGGTCGCGCTGACGGCGACGCCGAGCCACGACGCGATGTTCAACGTCCTCCACCCGGGTCCGACGCTGTGGGGCCCCGGCGACCAGGGCCGACAGGTGCGCGAGGTCCAGGCGCGCCTGGCTCAGCTCGACTGGTACTTCGGCGACGTCACGGGCAGCTACGACGCCCACACCGTAGCCGCGGTCAAGGGCTTCCAGGCCAAGCGGCAGATCCCGGTCACCGGGAACGTCGACCAGCGCACACTGGACCGGCTCGACACGATGACGACCACACCGACCGCGGACGCCCTGCACAACGTCGTACCGTCACCGGGCCCGCTCGACGCGCGCTGCCTGACCGGACGGGTGATGTGCATCGACAAGACCAGCAGCACGCTGCGCTGGGTGGTCGACGGCAAGGTCCTGCAGACGATGGACGTGAGGTTCGGCTCGACCCTCAACCACACCCCCACGCGGGAGGGCCTCTTCCACGTCTTCCTCAAGGACGCCGACCACGTCTCCACCCTGTTCGGCTCGGCGATGCCCTTCTCGATGTTCTTCTCCGGTGGCGAGGCCGTCCACTACTCGTCGGACTTCGCCACCTTCGGCTACGCCGGTGCGTCACACGGCTGCGTCAACATCCGTGACTACGACGGGATCCGGTGGCTGTTCTCGCAGGTGCGCGTGGGCGACAAGGTGGTCGTGTACTGGTCGTGA
- a CDS encoding isochorismate synthase has protein sequence MTSSLTVRTTELPVDDRLLDLVPADDAVTWLRRDEGLVGWGVAARIRTRGLTRFSDADKWWTETCARADVHDEVNEPGSGLVCFGTFGFADDPGDSVLVIPEVVIGRRAGRTWLTLVDGAAFDPAGDRTANRPVAPEDVVFADGALDGERWMAVVADAVRRINSGALEKVVLARDLIASAVAPIDIRWPLARLAETYPMCWTFHVDGMFGATPEMLVRRERGLVTSRVLAGTIRRTGDDERDLALAAMLARSSKDLEEHEYAVRSVADALEPHCSSMNVPEAPFVLHLPNVMHLATDVAGVVHDSTTVSSLQLAASLHPSAAVGGTPTAEAVRLIAEIEGMDRGRYAGPVGWMDTTGDGEWAIALRSAEVDGNTVRLFAGCGIVADSEPEDELAEAQAKFVPVRDSLTTG, from the coding sequence GTGACGAGCAGCCTGACGGTGCGCACCACCGAGCTCCCTGTCGACGACCGGTTGCTCGACCTGGTGCCCGCCGACGACGCTGTCACGTGGCTCCGCCGCGACGAGGGTCTGGTGGGCTGGGGAGTGGCCGCACGCATCCGCACCCGCGGCCTGACCCGCTTCTCCGACGCCGACAAGTGGTGGACCGAGACCTGTGCCCGGGCCGACGTCCACGACGAGGTGAACGAGCCGGGCTCCGGGCTGGTCTGCTTCGGCACCTTCGGCTTCGCCGACGACCCCGGTGACTCGGTCCTGGTCATCCCGGAGGTCGTGATCGGCCGCCGCGCGGGCCGCACCTGGCTGACCCTGGTCGACGGCGCCGCGTTCGACCCGGCCGGCGACCGGACAGCGAACCGGCCGGTCGCCCCCGAGGACGTCGTCTTCGCCGACGGAGCCCTGGACGGCGAGCGCTGGATGGCGGTCGTCGCCGACGCCGTACGCCGGATCAACAGCGGCGCGCTGGAGAAGGTCGTGCTGGCCCGCGACCTGATCGCGTCCGCCGTCGCCCCGATCGACATCCGGTGGCCGCTGGCGCGGCTCGCCGAGACCTACCCGATGTGCTGGACCTTCCACGTCGACGGCATGTTCGGGGCGACGCCGGAGATGCTGGTCCGCCGCGAGCGCGGCCTGGTCACCTCCCGGGTGCTGGCCGGCACCATCCGGCGCACCGGCGACGACGAGCGCGACCTGGCCCTGGCCGCGATGCTGGCCCGCTCCAGCAAGGACCTCGAGGAGCACGAGTACGCCGTCCGGTCCGTCGCCGACGCTCTCGAGCCGCACTGCTCGTCGATGAACGTGCCGGAGGCGCCGTTCGTGCTGCACCTGCCCAACGTGATGCACCTGGCCACCGACGTTGCCGGGGTGGTGCACGACTCCACCACCGTGTCGTCGCTCCAGCTCGCTGCGTCGCTGCACCCGTCTGCGGCCGTCGGGGGCACCCCCACGGCCGAGGCGGTGCGGCTGATCGCCGAGATCGAGGGTATGGACCGCGGCCGCTACGCCGGCCCGGTCGGCTGGATGGACACCACCGGCGACGGTGAGTGGGCGATCGCCCTCCGCTCGGCCGAGGTCGACGGGAACACCGTGCGGCTCTTCGCCGGCTGCGGCATCGTCGCCGACTCCGAGCCCGAGGACGAGCTGGCCGAGGCCCAGGCCAAGTTCGTCCCGGTCCGCGACTCCCTGACCACCGGCTGA
- a CDS encoding MBL fold metallo-hydrolase, with translation MRITKFGHSCVRLEHDGTTVVLDPGMFTEPDALDGADAVVITHEHPDHYLPDHLKRSDAPVFTIDAVAAKIREDAPDVAERVTVVTPGTSFDPGIPAVSVGELHAVIHPDLPRFFNSGYVFTLGDTTVYHPGDSLTVPEQAVDVLCVPVCAPWMRAAEGIDFARAVGAPRNLAIHDRVYSEAGLRILDGQYAALLPESLSFSRIPDGADLT, from the coding sequence ATGCGGATCACGAAGTTCGGCCACTCCTGCGTCCGGCTCGAGCACGACGGGACGACCGTCGTCCTCGACCCGGGGATGTTCACCGAGCCCGACGCGCTCGACGGCGCCGACGCGGTGGTGATCACCCACGAGCACCCGGACCACTACCTGCCCGACCACCTGAAGCGCTCGGACGCGCCGGTGTTCACCATCGACGCGGTCGCCGCGAAGATCCGCGAGGACGCCCCCGACGTGGCCGAGCGGGTCACCGTCGTCACGCCCGGGACGTCGTTCGACCCCGGCATCCCCGCCGTGTCGGTCGGCGAGCTGCACGCGGTGATCCACCCCGACCTGCCGCGCTTCTTCAACTCCGGTTACGTCTTCACCCTCGGTGACACGACCGTCTACCACCCCGGAGACTCGCTCACCGTGCCCGAGCAGGCCGTCGACGTCCTCTGCGTCCCGGTCTGCGCGCCGTGGATGCGGGCCGCCGAGGGCATCGACTTCGCTCGCGCGGTGGGCGCCCCCCGCAACCTCGCCATCCACGACCGGGTCTACTCCGAGGCCGGTCTGCGGATCCTGGACGGCCAGTACGCTGCACTGCTCCCCGAGTCGCTCTCCTTCAGCCGGATCCCCGACGGCGCCGACCTGACCTGA
- a CDS encoding Na+/H+ antiporter encodes MEIAFELVALALVVLAVSALAARFDAPAPLLLIVVGVAASYLPFVPTVHLTSDVVLLGLLPPLLYSAAIQTSLVDFNANRRSILLLSVGLVVFTTAGIGWLVHALLPGLDWWAALAIGAVVAPPDAVAATAIARRIGLPRRIVTILEGESLFNDATALVALRTSVAAGAGGVAMWRVGADFLVASVGGAVIGFVVFYVVARLRRHIEDPILDTAISFVIPYATYIASEELHSSGVVSVVVAGLLLGHKAPIVQTAQSRIAERMNWRTIAFGLENTVFLLIGLQASWIVGDVGRSTVGTGRIVAVCGLTLVAVVVLRIVWVFVARYLLIRPGHDPDLGRPPPPTFTFLLGWAGMRGVVTLAAAFVIPADTPYREVLLLIAFTVVAGTLFVQGLSLPWLTRRLHVPAPDPLEDALARATVLQQASKAGFKRLHELEYDDPHGVFDLIEQRIEQRNFAAWERLGTVADQETPTELYSRVRLEMIDAERSRVLAIRGSGTVASEVISEVLSMLDVEESMLDISQQSRDELRHVVSVRRTGATCEHLEASPAIETVAEPECGDCLREGTTWVALRQCLECGNVGCCDSSPRRHATRHFHDSAHPVMESAEPGEDWRWCYVHHLTA; translated from the coding sequence GTGGAGATCGCCTTCGAGCTGGTTGCGCTCGCTCTGGTCGTGCTGGCCGTGTCCGCTCTGGCCGCCCGGTTCGACGCCCCGGCCCCGCTGCTGCTGATCGTGGTCGGGGTGGCGGCGTCCTACCTCCCGTTCGTGCCCACGGTCCACCTGACCTCCGACGTCGTGCTGCTCGGGCTGCTGCCACCGCTGCTGTACTCCGCAGCGATCCAGACCTCGCTGGTCGACTTCAACGCCAACCGGCGGTCGATCCTGCTCCTCAGCGTCGGGCTGGTCGTGTTCACCACCGCGGGCATCGGCTGGCTGGTCCACGCGCTCCTGCCGGGGCTGGACTGGTGGGCGGCGCTGGCGATCGGTGCCGTGGTCGCGCCTCCCGACGCCGTCGCGGCCACCGCGATCGCCCGACGGATCGGGCTGCCGCGCCGGATCGTGACGATCCTCGAGGGCGAGTCGCTGTTCAACGACGCGACCGCGCTGGTCGCCCTGCGCACCTCGGTCGCCGCGGGAGCGGGCGGCGTCGCGATGTGGCGGGTCGGGGCCGACTTCCTGGTCGCGTCGGTCGGTGGTGCGGTGATCGGCTTCGTGGTCTTCTACGTCGTCGCCCGGCTGCGTCGCCACATCGAGGACCCGATCCTCGACACGGCGATCTCCTTCGTGATCCCCTACGCCACCTACATCGCCTCGGAGGAGCTGCACTCCTCCGGTGTCGTCTCGGTCGTGGTCGCCGGGCTGCTGCTGGGACACAAGGCGCCGATCGTGCAGACCGCCCAGTCCCGGATCGCCGAGCGGATGAACTGGCGCACCATCGCGTTCGGCCTGGAAAACACCGTCTTCCTGCTGATCGGGCTGCAGGCCAGCTGGATCGTGGGCGACGTCGGCCGGAGCACGGTCGGCACGGGCCGGATCGTGGCCGTGTGCGGCCTGACGCTGGTCGCGGTCGTGGTGCTGCGGATCGTGTGGGTGTTCGTGGCGCGCTACCTGCTGATCCGGCCGGGGCACGACCCCGACCTGGGGCGGCCCCCACCGCCGACGTTCACCTTCCTGCTGGGCTGGGCCGGGATGCGGGGCGTGGTCACCCTGGCCGCGGCGTTCGTGATCCCCGCCGACACGCCGTACCGCGAGGTGCTGCTGCTGATCGCGTTCACCGTCGTGGCCGGCACCCTGTTCGTCCAGGGCCTGTCGCTGCCGTGGCTCACCCGCCGCCTCCACGTGCCGGCACCCGACCCGCTGGAGGACGCGCTGGCGCGGGCCACGGTGCTCCAGCAGGCGTCCAAGGCCGGCTTCAAGCGCCTCCACGAGCTGGAGTACGACGACCCGCACGGCGTGTTCGACCTGATCGAGCAGCGCATCGAGCAGCGCAACTTCGCGGCGTGGGAGCGGCTCGGCACCGTCGCCGACCAGGAGACGCCGACCGAGCTCTACTCGCGGGTCCGGCTGGAGATGATCGACGCCGAACGCTCGCGGGTGCTGGCGATCCGGGGCTCCGGCACGGTCGCCAGCGAGGTGATCAGCGAGGTGCTCTCCATGCTCGACGTCGAGGAGTCCATGCTCGACATCAGCCAGCAGAGTCGCGACGAGCTCCGCCACGTCGTCTCGGTACGTCGTACCGGCGCCACGTGCGAGCACCTGGAGGCCAGCCCCGCGATCGAGACGGTGGCCGAGCCGGAGTGCGGCGACTGCCTGCGCGAGGGTACGACGTGGGTCGCCCTGCGTCAGTGCCTCGAGTGCGGCAACGTCGGCTGCTGCGACTCCTCGCCGCGCCGGCACGCGACCCGCCACTTCCACGACTCCGCGCACCCGGTGATGGAGTCCGCCGAGCCGGGTGAAGACTGGCGGTGGTGCTACGTGCACCACCTGACCGCTTGA
- a CDS encoding helix-turn-helix transcriptional regulator: MSTAADTFAEFVDGLAGALDDHEATGDDWAARHHFSRFHFDRIIKSVGGEPPQALRRRILLERAAYRMISTKAPLIDIAVEAGYSSHEAFTRAFTKSYGVPPREWRAKPGHIQIGDPVSVHFVPPASIRLPSRDMVGGSDLVEKMVEHHIWLTGEMVRLAERLTDGQLDEPVVVEVDDDRQTLRSLLSRLVGQMGMWNAAMATRDYDWSVEEHESVSSMRRRLAIEGPRYLAHVREVCDQGRLDDTFVDAVCEQAEVFTYGGMVAHVLTFAAYRRTLVVMALARHGIDELGWGDPMRWVDDRG, translated from the coding sequence ATGAGCACCGCGGCCGACACCTTCGCCGAGTTCGTCGACGGCCTGGCCGGCGCACTCGACGACCACGAGGCGACCGGCGACGACTGGGCGGCGCGGCATCACTTCTCGCGCTTCCACTTCGACCGGATCATCAAGTCGGTCGGCGGCGAACCGCCGCAGGCGCTGCGCCGGCGGATCCTGCTCGAGCGGGCGGCGTACCGGATGATCTCGACGAAGGCGCCACTGATCGACATCGCCGTCGAGGCCGGCTACTCCTCGCACGAGGCGTTCACCCGTGCCTTCACCAAGTCGTACGGCGTGCCGCCCCGCGAGTGGCGGGCGAAGCCCGGGCACATCCAGATCGGCGACCCGGTGTCCGTCCACTTCGTCCCGCCGGCCAGCATCCGGCTGCCCTCGCGCGACATGGTCGGAGGTTCGGATCTCGTGGAGAAGATGGTCGAGCACCACATCTGGCTGACCGGCGAGATGGTGCGGCTGGCCGAGCGGCTGACCGACGGCCAGCTCGACGAGCCGGTCGTCGTCGAGGTCGACGACGACCGCCAGACGCTGCGCTCGCTGCTGAGCCGTCTGGTCGGCCAGATGGGCATGTGGAACGCCGCGATGGCCACCCGCGACTACGACTGGAGCGTCGAGGAGCACGAGTCGGTCAGCTCGATGCGCCGGCGCCTGGCGATCGAGGGGCCGCGCTACCTCGCCCACGTCCGCGAGGTCTGCGACCAGGGGCGCCTCGACGACACCTTCGTCGACGCGGTCTGCGAGCAGGCCGAGGTCTTCACGTACGGCGGGATGGTCGCCCACGTGCTCACGTTCGCGGCGTACCGGCGCACGCTGGTGGTGATGGCGCTGGCCCGGCACGGCATCGACGAGCTGGGCTGGGGAGATCCCATGCGCTGGGTGGACGACCGCGGCTGA
- the menD gene encoding 2-succinyl-5-enolpyruvyl-6-hydroxy-3-cyclohexene-1-carboxylic-acid synthase, with translation MSTSTDLARAVVTLLVESGVREIVVAPGSRNAPLSFAAYDAAQAGSVRLHTRLDERSAAFLALGLTKVGSRAAVICTSGTAVANLHPALLEAAHAGVPMVAVTADRPARLRGTDANQTTDQVGVFGPLVPTLDVADFAIVRDVSALSGPEIGRLRHGLPIHLNVQLDDPLVPGEGWADAPGVRAERPRGPFLGGDGEVTVLPAGPRTVVVAGDDAGPPARMLAQEAGWPLFAEPSSGSRTGDHAIRCYRLLLDGVLGQEIERVVVLGHPTLSRPVSRLLAREDVDVWAAPTPGRELRRPYPVAASFERARAAEPDSTDWFARWKQADAALAGKLDRLLAAEPDLTPYDVAGAVARALPAGGLLVVGASSPIRDLDLMVPRYDVGDRRKVIANRGLSGIDGMVSTAIGAALGRESTRSLALLGDVTFLHDSNGLVRGPGQPEPDLTLVVVNDDGGSIFAMLEQGAPEHADRYDALFGTPHGVDLAGLCAATRTPHLRVTSRPELEQALASPNGGIEVVEAVVRRDNRRDLDERIRALGGPG, from the coding sequence ATGAGCACATCCACGGACCTGGCTCGGGCCGTGGTCACCCTCCTGGTCGAGTCCGGGGTCCGCGAGATCGTGGTCGCACCCGGCTCGCGCAACGCGCCCCTGTCGTTCGCGGCGTACGACGCGGCGCAGGCCGGCTCGGTCCGGCTGCACACCCGGCTCGACGAGCGCTCCGCCGCCTTCCTGGCCCTCGGTCTGACCAAGGTCGGCTCGCGAGCGGCGGTGATCTGCACGTCGGGCACCGCCGTCGCCAACCTCCACCCGGCCCTGCTCGAGGCCGCCCACGCCGGCGTACCGATGGTCGCGGTCACCGCCGACCGCCCCGCTCGCCTGCGCGGCACCGACGCCAACCAGACCACCGACCAGGTCGGCGTCTTCGGCCCCCTCGTCCCCACCCTCGATGTCGCCGACTTCGCGATAGTCCGTGACGTAAGCGCCCTATCCGGTCCGGAAATAGGGCGCTTACGTCACGGACTACCCATTCATCTCAATGTGCAGCTGGACGACCCGCTGGTGCCGGGGGAGGGGTGGGCCGACGCGCCGGGGGTGCGGGCGGAGCGGCCGCGCGGGCCGTTCCTGGGCGGCGACGGTGAGGTGACGGTGCTGCCGGCGGGGCCGCGCACGGTGGTGGTGGCCGGCGACGACGCCGGGCCACCGGCCCGGATGCTGGCCCAGGAGGCCGGCTGGCCGCTGTTCGCCGAGCCCAGCAGCGGCTCCCGTACCGGCGACCACGCGATCCGCTGTTACCGGCTCCTGCTCGACGGCGTGCTGGGGCAGGAGATCGAGCGGGTCGTCGTCCTCGGGCACCCGACCCTCTCCCGGCCGGTCAGTCGGCTGCTGGCGCGCGAGGACGTCGACGTGTGGGCGGCTCCCACGCCGGGTCGCGAGCTGCGCCGGCCCTACCCGGTCGCCGCCTCGTTCGAACGAGCCCGGGCCGCGGAGCCCGACTCCACCGACTGGTTCGCCCGCTGGAAGCAGGCGGACGCGGCCCTGGCCGGGAAGCTCGACCGGCTGCTGGCCGCCGAGCCCGACCTCACGCCGTACGACGTGGCGGGCGCGGTCGCCCGCGCCCTGCCGGCCGGGGGGCTGCTCGTCGTCGGCGCCTCGAGCCCGATCCGCGACCTCGACCTGATGGTGCCGCGGTACGACGTGGGCGACCGCCGCAAGGTGATCGCCAACCGTGGCCTGTCGGGCATCGACGGCATGGTCTCGACGGCGATCGGTGCCGCGCTCGGCCGCGAGTCGACCCGCAGCCTCGCGCTGCTCGGCGACGTGACGTTCCTTCACGACAGCAACGGACTGGTGCGGGGCCCCGGTCAGCCCGAGCCCGACCTGACCCTGGTGGTCGTCAACGACGACGGCGGCTCGATCTTCGCGATGCTCGAGCAGGGGGCGCCGGAGCACGCGGACCGCTACGACGCGCTCTTCGGCACTCCCCACGGAGTCGACCTCGCCGGCCTCTGCGCCGCCACCCGGACTCCGCACCTCCGCGTCACCTCGCGCCCCGAGCTGGAGCAGGCGCTGGCCAGCCCGAACGGCGGGATCGAGGTGGTCGAGGCCGTCGTCCGCCGTGACAACCGGCGCGACCTGGACGAGCGGATCCGCGCCCTCGGCGGCCCGGGCTGA
- a CDS encoding o-succinylbenzoate synthase: protein MTGRLRVFSIPMTTRFRGITVREGAVIEGDAGWGEWSPFVEYPPEEAEAWLRCAEEAAAGDWPVVVRDDVPVNATVPVVSPEAAHALVLASGCATAKVKVADPGSALADDLARVEAVRDALGPTGRVRVDANGAWTVDQAVAAIAELDRAAGGLEYVEQPCASVEDLASVRRRVAVPIAADESIRRAADPYRVRDLGAADIAVLKVQPLGGVRACLRIADDIGMPVVVSSALETSLGLAAGVSLAASLPRLDHACGLATRSLLTADVASPELFPLDGKLPVLLPLVLPAWLAEFEASPDRVAWWEARLDGVLAFRASRAMREDRPR, encoded by the coding sequence GTGACCGGCCGGCTGCGGGTCTTCTCGATCCCGATGACCACCCGCTTCCGCGGCATCACGGTGCGGGAGGGTGCGGTGATCGAGGGCGACGCAGGCTGGGGCGAGTGGAGCCCGTTCGTCGAGTACCCGCCCGAGGAGGCCGAGGCCTGGCTGCGCTGCGCCGAGGAGGCCGCGGCCGGTGACTGGCCCGTGGTCGTGCGCGACGACGTACCGGTGAACGCGACGGTGCCCGTGGTCTCCCCGGAGGCCGCCCACGCGCTGGTGCTCGCGTCCGGCTGCGCCACGGCCAAGGTCAAGGTGGCCGACCCGGGCTCGGCCCTCGCCGACGACCTGGCCAGGGTCGAGGCGGTGCGCGACGCGCTCGGTCCGACGGGCCGGGTGCGGGTCGACGCCAACGGTGCCTGGACGGTCGACCAGGCGGTCGCCGCGATCGCCGAGCTGGACCGGGCGGCGGGCGGCCTGGAGTACGTCGAGCAGCCGTGCGCGTCGGTGGAGGACCTCGCGTCGGTACGCCGCCGGGTCGCGGTCCCGATCGCCGCCGACGAGTCGATCCGGCGGGCCGCCGACCCCTACCGCGTGCGCGACCTCGGGGCCGCCGACATCGCGGTGCTCAAGGTGCAGCCGCTGGGTGGCGTGCGGGCCTGCCTGCGGATCGCCGACGACATCGGGATGCCGGTGGTGGTCTCGTCGGCGCTGGAGACGTCGCTCGGCCTGGCCGCCGGGGTGTCCCTGGCGGCGTCGCTGCCCCGCCTCGACCACGCGTGCGGCCTCGCGACCCGGTCGCTGCTCACGGCCGACGTCGCGTCGCCGGAGCTGTTCCCCCTGGACGGGAAGCTCCCGGTGCTGCTGCCTCTGGTCCTGCCCGCGTGGCTGGCGGAGTTCGAGGCGTCCCCGGACCGGGTGGCGTGGTGGGAGGCACGGCTGGACGGGGTCCTCGCCTTCCGGGCCTCCCGCGCGATGAGGGAGGATCGTCCCCGATGA
- a CDS encoding AMP-binding protein, which translates to MGYLRLTGDAERDVDAVSEWLSAEAPDPLVISTSGSSGTPKQVLLRREAVLASAAASAARLGGSGPWLLALPSSYVAGFNVVVRSLLAGHRPVALGDRTPASVSTDGAFVSVVPTQLHRWLDSPADRAALGACHTVLVGGGPVDPSLRARADEAGVRAVATYGSAETCGGCVYDGVPLDGVGLALAPDGRIRIAGPTIFDGYLDAPEATREALVDGWFVTSDAGRLEDDGRLRVLGRVDDIVVSGGVNVPAAAVAARLREHPSVTAAEVVGLPDAEWGNRVVAIVSLVEPGTLTLDEARDWVAAVHPRPWAPREVRVVAAIPMLANGKVDRLAVRDLVAPR; encoded by the coding sequence ATGGGTTACCTCCGGCTGACCGGCGACGCCGAGCGCGACGTCGACGCGGTGTCGGAGTGGTTGTCGGCCGAGGCGCCGGACCCGCTGGTGATCTCCACGTCGGGCTCGTCGGGCACGCCCAAGCAGGTGCTCCTGCGACGCGAGGCGGTGCTGGCCTCGGCCGCGGCGTCGGCGGCCCGGCTCGGCGGCAGCGGGCCGTGGCTGCTCGCCCTCCCGTCGTCGTACGTCGCGGGCTTCAACGTCGTGGTCCGCTCGCTGCTCGCCGGGCACCGGCCGGTGGCGCTCGGTGACCGGACGCCCGCCTCGGTGTCGACCGACGGTGCGTTCGTGTCCGTCGTCCCCACCCAGCTGCACCGCTGGCTCGACTCGCCGGCCGACCGGGCCGCCCTGGGCGCCTGTCACACCGTGCTGGTCGGGGGCGGACCGGTCGATCCCTCGCTTCGGGCCCGGGCCGACGAGGCGGGCGTGCGCGCCGTGGCGACGTACGGCTCGGCGGAGACCTGCGGCGGCTGTGTGTACGACGGCGTCCCCCTGGACGGCGTCGGCCTCGCGCTGGCCCCGGACGGCAGGATCCGGATCGCCGGCCCGACGATCTTCGACGGCTACCTCGACGCCCCCGAAGCGACCCGGGAGGCTCTCGTCGACGGGTGGTTCGTCACCTCCGACGCCGGAAGGCTCGAGGACGACGGCCGGCTGCGGGTGCTCGGGCGGGTCGACGACATCGTCGTCAGTGGAGGGGTCAACGTGCCGGCGGCCGCGGTCGCGGCGCGGTTGCGCGAGCACCCGTCGGTGACCGCCGCCGAGGTGGTCGGGCTGCCCGACGCCGAGTGGGGCAACCGCGTGGTCGCGATCGTGTCGCTGGTCGAGCCCGGGACCTTGACGCTCGACGAGGCGCGCGACTGGGTGGCCGCCGTGCACCCGCGGCCCTGGGCGCCGCGCGAGGTGCGGGTCGTGGCCGCGATCCCGATGCTGGCCAACGGGAAGGTCGACCGGCTCGCGGTCCGCGACCTCGTGGCGCCGCGGTGA